One Streptomyces sp. NBC_00102 DNA segment encodes these proteins:
- a CDS encoding GH92 family glycosyl hydrolase, whose translation MRWTHVIRGAGTVAATAALLGGAVAAPAVADGARHGQDRLTDLVNPFIGSENEGNTYPGAAVPFGMVQFSPDTGHNTGYDYSQNHIRGFSTVHISGVGCGLGGDLPVLPTTGDITSTDNAVYAAEFSHDDEKAAPGTYEVGLKTGIKAELSATARTGVQRYTFPATDKANVLINAGQSLHKTVSTKVEILDNRTVRTAITGSGFCQDTKPYTVYTITRFDRPFKVSGTWKGDVVTEGSTSSTAAGERNGAFLRFDTTKDRTVEATTAISYVDAKGAALNLLSEGGRSYDHVAKAAQAAWEDRLDDVKAQGGSETVRRTFYSSLYRSFLAPNLGSDVDGRYTGWDQKIHRAKGFTYYQNWSLWDTYRTQAQLLSLLAPRESRDMAISVIKIDEESGWLPKWGYGTVETNIMTGDPVTPFLTNAYQQGLLKGYEEQAYKALKKNADGVPAADSAPVGREANKEYIAGGFAPYVENRAHVKPGDSDYDHGASATLEYALSDAMLGQMAKDLGHKADAARYTERAQNYRKIFDSSTGFFRARDASGAFTGPVDPAQSVGFHEGTSWQYQWLVPQDLPGMVDLIGGTQAANARLDSFFAYDQLVQDPAKTARETWVNGPYAYYNADKYNPQNEPDLIAPYTYLSTGQPWKTTDVVHAALTLFTDAPTGMTGNDDLGTMSAWNVLSSIGIFPVQPGTDTWGLSTPVFERVDLTLDKRYYPNGKLTVKAPGTSDSVRYIQSAKADGRSYDKTYLTTDDIRDTRELTYQVGTAPSTWGTSVNAAPPALK comes from the coding sequence ATGAGATGGACCCACGTGATTCGCGGCGCGGGGACGGTGGCCGCGACGGCCGCGCTCCTCGGCGGAGCCGTCGCCGCACCGGCCGTGGCCGACGGTGCCCGGCACGGTCAGGACAGGCTCACCGATCTCGTCAACCCGTTCATCGGGTCCGAGAACGAGGGCAACACCTACCCCGGTGCGGCCGTGCCGTTCGGCATGGTGCAGTTCTCGCCCGACACCGGTCACAACACCGGGTACGACTACTCCCAGAACCACATCCGGGGCTTCTCCACCGTGCACATCTCCGGTGTGGGCTGCGGCCTCGGCGGTGACCTCCCGGTGCTCCCGACGACCGGCGACATCACGTCGACCGACAACGCCGTCTACGCCGCCGAGTTCAGCCACGACGACGAGAAGGCCGCTCCCGGTACGTACGAAGTCGGCCTGAAGACCGGCATCAAGGCGGAGCTCAGCGCCACCGCCCGTACCGGTGTGCAGCGTTACACCTTCCCGGCCACCGACAAGGCCAACGTCCTCATCAACGCGGGCCAGTCGCTGCACAAGACGGTGAGCACCAAGGTCGAGATCCTCGACAACCGCACCGTGCGCACCGCCATCACCGGCAGCGGCTTCTGCCAGGACACCAAGCCGTACACGGTCTACACGATCACCCGCTTCGACCGCCCCTTCAAGGTCTCGGGCACGTGGAAGGGTGACGTCGTCACCGAGGGCTCCACCTCCTCCACCGCGGCCGGCGAGCGCAACGGCGCCTTCCTGCGGTTCGACACCACCAAGGACCGCACCGTCGAGGCGACGACCGCGATCTCCTACGTGGACGCCAAGGGTGCCGCCCTCAACCTCCTTTCCGAGGGCGGGCGTTCCTACGACCACGTCGCCAAGGCCGCGCAGGCCGCGTGGGAGGACCGCCTCGACGACGTCAAGGCGCAGGGCGGCAGCGAGACCGTCCGCCGGACCTTCTACTCGTCGCTGTACCGCTCGTTCCTCGCGCCCAACCTGGGCAGCGACGTGGACGGCCGTTACACCGGCTGGGACCAGAAGATCCACCGGGCCAAGGGCTTCACGTACTACCAGAACTGGTCGCTCTGGGACACCTACCGCACCCAGGCCCAGCTGCTGTCGCTGCTCGCCCCCCGCGAGTCCCGCGACATGGCCATCTCCGTCATCAAGATCGACGAGGAGAGCGGCTGGCTCCCCAAGTGGGGTTACGGCACGGTCGAGACGAACATCATGACCGGTGACCCGGTCACCCCGTTCCTCACCAACGCCTACCAGCAGGGCCTCCTCAAGGGGTACGAGGAGCAGGCGTACAAGGCGCTGAAGAAGAACGCCGACGGTGTCCCCGCCGCCGACTCCGCTCCGGTGGGCCGCGAGGCCAACAAGGAGTACATCGCAGGAGGCTTCGCCCCGTACGTCGAGAACCGCGCGCACGTGAAGCCCGGTGACTCGGACTACGACCACGGCGCCTCCGCCACCCTGGAGTACGCGCTCTCCGACGCCATGCTCGGCCAGATGGCCAAGGACCTCGGCCACAAGGCCGACGCCGCGCGCTACACCGAGCGGGCCCAGAACTACCGCAAGATCTTCGACAGTTCGACCGGCTTCTTCCGCGCCCGTGACGCCTCCGGCGCCTTCACCGGCCCGGTCGACCCGGCGCAGAGCGTGGGCTTCCACGAGGGCACCTCGTGGCAGTACCAGTGGCTGGTCCCCCAGGACCTGCCCGGCATGGTCGACCTGATCGGCGGCACCCAGGCCGCCAACGCCCGCCTCGACTCCTTCTTCGCCTACGACCAGCTGGTCCAGGACCCGGCGAAGACCGCCCGTGAGACGTGGGTCAACGGCCCGTACGCGTACTACAACGCGGACAAGTACAACCCGCAGAACGAGCCCGACCTGATCGCCCCGTACACCTACCTCTCGACCGGCCAGCCCTGGAAGACGACCGACGTGGTGCACGCCGCGCTCACCCTCTTCACGGACGCCCCGACCGGTATGACGGGCAACGACGACCTCGGCACGATGTCCGCCTGGAACGTCCTCTCCTCCATCGGGATCTTCCCGGTCCAGCCGGGCACCGACACCTGGGGACTCTCCACCCCCGTCTTCGAGCGGGTGGACCTGACCCTGGACAAGCGCTACTACCCGAACGGCAAGCTCACCGTGAAGGCTCCGGGCACCTCGGACTCGGTGCGCTACATCCAGTCCGCGAAGGCCGACGGCCGCTCGTACGACAAGACCTACCTGACCACGGACGACATCCGTGACACCCGCGAGCTGACCTACCAGGTCGGCACGGCGCCCTCCACCTGGGGCACCTCGGTGAACGCGGCTCCGCCCGCCCTGAAGTGA
- a CDS encoding vancomycin high temperature exclusion protein: MVACAVALAPMAWMYATTEGHLRTTADAPAEGVAVVFGAGLWDGKPTPYLAHRLDAAAELYRTGKVKVLLVTGDNSRTEYDEPDAMRAYLTAHGVPGARIVSDYAGFDTWDSCVRAKKIFGVDHAVLVSQGFHIRRAVALCRAAGIDAYGVGVDEPHDATWYYGGTREVFAAGKAALDAAIRPDPHFLGHKETGVANALAADGG; this comes from the coding sequence ATGGTGGCCTGCGCGGTGGCGCTGGCGCCGATGGCGTGGATGTACGCGACGACCGAGGGGCATCTGCGGACCACCGCCGACGCGCCGGCGGAGGGCGTGGCCGTGGTGTTCGGTGCCGGACTGTGGGACGGCAAGCCGACCCCGTACCTCGCCCACCGGCTCGACGCCGCAGCCGAGTTGTACCGGACCGGCAAGGTGAAGGTCCTCCTCGTGACCGGCGACAACAGCCGTACGGAGTACGACGAGCCGGACGCGATGCGGGCCTATCTCACCGCACACGGGGTGCCCGGCGCGCGGATCGTCAGCGACTACGCGGGCTTCGACACCTGGGACTCCTGCGTACGGGCGAAGAAGATCTTCGGGGTCGACCACGCGGTCCTGGTGAGCCAGGGGTTCCACATCCGGCGGGCCGTCGCGCTCTGCCGGGCCGCCGGGATCGACGCGTACGGGGTCGGCGTCGACGAACCGCACGACGCCACCTGGTACTACGGCGGCACCCGGGAGGTTTTCGCGGCCGGCAAGGCGGCCCTGGACGCCGCGATCCGGCCCGACCCGCACTTCCTGGGCCACAAGGAGACCGGTGTCGCCAACGCCCTCGCGGCGGACGGGGGTTGA